The following is a genomic window from Blattabacterium cuenoti.
TGAAAACAATAAATTTTCTTTTTTTTGAACAATCATAATTGTATTAGTATTTTACTATTTTATTAAATAAAATACAAACATTATGTCCACCAAAACCAAAAGTATTGCATATATTTATATTTACATGTTTTTTTATTTTATTATTTGGTATAAAATTTATTTTTGAATCTATTTTTTTATCAAGTTTAAATAAATTAATAGTTGGAGGAATGTTATTTTTAGTTAATGGTAAAATAGTAGCTATAGCTTCTATAGCACCAGCTGCTCCTAATAAATGTCCAGTCATAGATTTAGTAGCATTAATATATATTTTATAAATGTGTGATCCAAACACTTTTTGAATAGCTTTAATTTCTGCTAAATCTCCTAAAATAGTAGATGTTCCATGAGAATTAATATGATTTACTTCTTTATATGTAATTCCTGCATCTTCCAAAGCTAATTTCATAGCTAAAATTATACCTTTTCCTTCTGGATGTGGAGTTGTAATATGATATGCATCTCCTGACATACCAATACCTCCTATTTCTGCATAAATATTAGCGTTTCTACTCTTTGCATGTATATATTCTTCTAAGACAAGACATCCAGCCCCCTCTCCTAAAACAAATCCATCTCTATCTTTATCAAAAGGACGAGAAGCCGTTTTATAATCTTCATTTCTAGTAGATAAAGCGTGTAAAGCATTAAATCCACCAACTCCACTTGGCGTAATTGCTGCTTCTGAACCACCTGAGATTATAATGTCCGCTTTTCCCAAACAGATTAAATGATATGCATCAACAATAGCATTTGATGAAGACGCACAAGCAGAAACTGTTGCATAATTTGGACCATGAATGCCATATCTCATTGAGATATATCCAGAAGTTGTATCTATTAACATTTTAGGAATAAAATATGGACTAAATCTAGGATATCCATCCCCTTTAATATAATTAGAAATAGAATTTTCTAAATTAAGTAAACCTCCAATTCCAGATGCCCAAACTACACCAATTCGTTCCTTATTAATTTTTTTATTATTCCAATTAATGGTACTATCTTTTATTGCTTCATCCGCAGCAATAAGACCATATTGAATACAAGGATCTAATTTGATACGATCCTTTGAATTAAAAAAAATACTAGCATCATAATTCTTTAATTCACAAGCAAATTTTGTTTTATATTTTTTAGTATTAAAATAAGTAATGGGTTCACATCCATTTACTCCATTTATAAGTGAATTCCAATATTCTTTAATATTTTTGCCTATAGGAGTTATACACCCCATTCCAGTTACTACTACTCTTTTTTTTTTATACTTGATCATATAAAAAATTCATATTTTTTTATCTTGTTTATCTTTTATAAGTTCCTTAATAGATTCTATAGCTTCTTTAACAGTAGTAATTTTTTCGGCTTTTTGATCAGAAATACTAATGTTAAATTCTTTCTCAAATTCCATAATTAATTCAACAATATCCAAAGAATCAGCTCCTAAATCATTAGCAAAACTAGCAGAAGGAATTACATCTTTTTCTTCTATTCCTAATTTTTCAGAAATAATAGAACTAATTTTTGATGAAATATCAGACACAGACATAAATTAGAATTTTGATTTAATACAAAATTAGAAAACTTTTTTAAATAAAATATTAAATATTTAAATTACTCAATATGAATATTTTATTTTAAAACCAACTAAAATATTATCATCATTATAATAAAATAATTATATTTTTATTATAAATTTGTAATACACCACCAAATATTTGAAATTGTATTTCTTTATTATCATATAATTGCATTATTTTTATTAATCCTTTTTTTAATATGGCAATCAGTGGTGCATGATTATTTAATAATTGAAAACTACCATATAATCCAGGTACAATGACTGAATTAACATTATTTTTATATAATAATTGTTCTTCATTAAGAATTTTAATTTTCATTATGATAACATTTTATTTCCTACTTCTATTACTTCATCAATAGTTCCCTTGAAATTAAACGCATTTTCTGGTAAATGATCTAATTCTCCATTCATTATCATATTAAATCCTCCTATAATATCTTCAATTTTTACAAATACTCCATCAATTCCGGTAAACTGTTTTGCGACATGAAATGGTTGAGATAAAAAACGTTGAATACGTCTTGCTCTATGAACAATTTTTTTATCTTCTTCACTTAAATCTTCTATTCCAAGAATAGCTATAATATCTTGTAAAGAATTATATTTTTGCAAAATTTCTTTTACACGTTGAGCACATAAATAATGTTCTTGATCAATAATATTTGGAGATAAAATTCTAGAAGTAGAATCTAATGGATCAATTGATGGATATATTCCTAATGCAGATATTTTTCTAGATAATACAGTAGTTGCATCTAGATGAGAAAAAGTAGTAGAAGGAGCAGGATCAGTTAAATCATCTGCAGGAACATATACTGCTTGTACTGAGGTTATAGACCCTTTTTTTGTAGATGTAATTCTTTCTTGCATAGATCCCATTTCAGAAGATAAAGTAGGTTGATAACCTACAGATGATGGAATTCTACCTAATAAAGCAGATACTTCTGATCCAGCTTGAGTAAATCTAAATATATTATCAATAAAGAATAGAACATCATTACCTGATTGGATATTTTGATTATCATTATCATTATCATTATCATTATCATTATTAATATTATAATCTCTATAATATTCTGCTAATGTTAAACCAGTAAGAGCAACTCTAGCTCTTGCACCAGGAGATTCATTCATTTGTCCAAAAATAAAAGTTGCTTTAGAATTTTTCAAACTTTGTTTATCTACTTTAGTAATATCCCAAAATCCTTTTTTCATTTTTTGCATAAATTCATCTCCATATTGTATAATTCCTGATTCTAACATTTCTCTTAATAAATCATTTCCTTCTCTTGTTCTTTCTCCTACTCCAGAAAATACTGAATGTCCTCCATATTCTTTTGCAATATTATTAATTAATTCCTGTATTAAAACAGTTTTTCCAACTCCTGCTCCTCCAAATAATCCAATCTTTCCTCCTTTTGGATATGGTTCTATTAAATCAATAACTTTAATTCCTGTATATAATATTTCTGATCTAGTAGATAAATCTTGAAATTTTGGAGCAGAGACATGAATAGGTCTTACTATTTTTCTATTTAATTCCTCTAATCCATCAATAGGATCCCCCAATACATTAAGAACACGACCATTCAATAATTCTCCTATAGGAATACTAATTGGAGACCCCGTATTGATAACATTATTTCCTCTTTGTACTCCTTCTACTCCAGACATTGCAATACAACGAACTACATTATTTCCAATATGTTGTTGAACTTCTAATACAATATGTTTACTTGAATTTGATAATTTTATTTCTAATGCATCATAAATTTTAGGAAGATCGGATCCTGTTTTAAAAGAAACATCTATTACTGGACCTAAAATTTGA
Proteins encoded in this region:
- the fabF gene encoding beta-ketoacyl-ACP synthase II, with the protein product MIKYKKKRVVVTGMGCITPIGKNIKEYWNSLINGVNGCEPITYFNTKKYKTKFACELKNYDASIFFNSKDRIKLDPCIQYGLIAADEAIKDSTINWNNKKINKERIGVVWASGIGGLLNLENSISNYIKGDGYPRFSPYFIPKMLIDTTSGYISMRYGIHGPNYATVSACASSSNAIVDAYHLICLGKADIIISGGSEAAITPSGVGGFNALHALSTRNEDYKTASRPFDKDRDGFVLGEGAGCLVLEEYIHAKSRNANIYAEIGGIGMSGDAYHITTPHPEGKGIILAMKLALEDAGITYKEVNHINSHGTSTILGDLAEIKAIQKVFGSHIYKIYINATKSMTGHLLGAAGAIEAIATILPLTKNNIPPTINLFKLDKKIDSKINFIPNNKIKKHVNINICNTFGFGGHNVCILFNKIVKY
- a CDS encoding acyl carrier protein produces the protein MSDISSKISSIISEKLGIEEKDVIPSASFANDLGADSLDIVELIMEFEKEFNISISDQKAEKITTVKEAIESIKELIKDKQDKKI
- a CDS encoding FoF1 ATP synthase subunit delta/epsilon → MKIKILNEEQLLYKNNVNSVIVPGLYGSFQLLNNHAPLIAILKKGLIKIMQLYDNKEIQFQIFGGVLQIYNKNIIILL
- the atpD gene encoding F0F1 ATP synthase subunit beta translates to MEKKLESKGKITQILGPVIDVSFKTGSDLPKIYDALEIKLSNSSKHIVLEVQQHIGNNVVRCIAMSGVEGVQRGNNVINTGSPISIPIGELLNGRVLNVLGDPIDGLEELNRKIVRPIHVSAPKFQDLSTRSEILYTGIKVIDLIEPYPKGGKIGLFGGAGVGKTVLIQELINNIAKEYGGHSVFSGVGERTREGNDLLREMLESGIIQYGDEFMQKMKKGFWDITKVDKQSLKNSKATFIFGQMNESPGARARVALTGLTLAEYYRDYNINNDNDNDNDNDNQNIQSGNDVLFFIDNIFRFTQAGSEVSALLGRIPSSVGYQPTLSSEMGSMQERITSTKKGSITSVQAVYVPADDLTDPAPSTTFSHLDATTVLSRKISALGIYPSIDPLDSTSRILSPNIIDQEHYLCAQRVKEILQKYNSLQDIIAILGIEDLSEEDKKIVHRARRIQRFLSQPFHVAKQFTGIDGVFVKIEDIIGGFNMIMNGELDHLPENAFNFKGTIDEVIEVGNKMLS